The DNA sequence GGAGAAGCTGTACGAAGGCAACCGGAAGATCGTCGGAGAGAATCCCGACCTTATTCACCCGGGTATCAAGCTGACCCTCGGAATCAAGGCCGAGGCCTCTTCGGGCGACACGGCGGGCAAGGCCGCCAAGGCTTCGCCGTCCGCCGCGCGCGGCGCCGAGGCGGACCGCGCCGACCGTTCGGAGCGCGTCGACGCCGCCCCCGTGGCGAAGGCCGCCCCGGCCGCCGAGAAGGCCGTCACGTACACGAACGACCTCGACGGCTGGATCAAGGAGTCGCTGGCGGTCATGGCCGAACAGGGCATCCCCGGCACCTACGAGGGCATTCACCGCAACATCATGCGCGAGTCCTCGGGCAACCCGGCCGCGATCAACAACTGGGACTCCAACGCGGCCAAGGGCACCCCGTCCAAGGGGCTGCTCCAGGTCATCGACCCGACCTTCCAGGCCTACCACGTGCCCGGCACCTCGACCGACAGTTACGACCCGGTGGCCAACATCACGGCCGCGTGCAACTACGCCGCGGACCGGTACGGCTCGATCGACAACGTCTTCGGCGCCTACTGATCCTCCGTCCCCCGAGGGCCCCGGACCCCAGGTCCGGGGCCCTCGGGCGCGCCAAGAAGTCACCCCCGGGTTTCTCGTGACCCACCGGCAACTACGGCCGGCTGCGTCATCCGGGAGGAACGGGTGTTCCCGGGCCCGCGGTGGTCCGCCGGCCCGGGAACCGTGCCGCGGACTACCGCTCGGCGCGTGCCCCGTTCGGGGCTCCGGAGACGCTGAACTGCGAACCGGGCTCGATCAGTACATGGCCGTCGCGCGAGTCGGTGATCGTCACGTCCGTGAGCGTCGCGTTGCCGCGCGCGCCGCCCATCGCGAGGATGCCGGATCCGTTGTTGGACTTGTCGATCCGGACGTTCTCGATTCTGACGTCCGGCATCAGGCCGCCGCCCGTCTTGAACTGGATGCCGTCATAGGTGGAGTCGACGATGTCCGTGTCGCGGATCGTGACGCCGGGGATCGGCAGGTTCTGCGGGAAGAGAGTGATCGCGCCGAACTCCTGGTCCTCGTTCCAGAAGGCTCCACCGGTGCGGTGAAGGCCGTTGTTGGCGATCAGCGTCCGCCCGGAGAACGGCAGCGGGTCGTGGTCGGTCGCCAGCATGATGGCCGGGTAGTTCATCGTGTCGGAGATCAGGTTGTTCTCGATCGTGTTGTCGTAACCTCCGTAGATCGCGATGCCGTTGGCGCGCCACGGAAGCTGGATGGTGTTGTTGCGGAAGCTGTTGTCGTGGCCGATGTCGACGGACTGGTCCTTGACGTACTTGCTGGACCAGACCGCGAGCGCGTCGTCGCCGGTGTTGCGGAACGACGAGTTGTGGACCGTGGAGTTGCGGGTGCCGTTGGCGAGGTTGATGCCGTCGGCGTAGGTGTTACGGATCCGCATGCCGGTGAACTCGACGCCGTCGCCCGGGTTCCACAGTTCCTGGATGTTGGTGTAGTCGCGACCGGCCCAGACGCCCACGTTGGCGTGTTCGATCCAGACGTTGCTGATCTTCGTGTTCTTGCCGAACCGGCCGTTGAGCGCGACGCCGCCCTCGTGGTTGCCGTCGCCGCCGCGAATGGTGCCGGAGCCGAAGATGGCGATGTCGGAGATTTGCGTGTTGTCGTCGATGTCGAAACCGAAG is a window from the Streptomyces sp. MMBL 11-1 genome containing:
- a CDS encoding transglycosylase SLT domain-containing protein; amino-acid sequence: MPAQGKHRRPQSPSLRRGLAAVTTGGAVLALPVIGATSAFAAPAPAAAPQQAVASAPVSAQANSVLRAAPAQHSVVAGETLSKIAREYSVSGGWEKLYEGNRKIVGENPDLIHPGIKLTLGIKAEASSGDTAGKAAKASPSAARGAEADRADRSERVDAAPVAKAAPAAEKAVTYTNDLDGWIKESLAVMAEQGIPGTYEGIHRNIMRESSGNPAAINNWDSNAAKGTPSKGLLQVIDPTFQAYHVPGTSTDSYDPVANITAACNYAADRYGSIDNVFGAY